From the genome of Miscanthus floridulus cultivar M001 chromosome 10, ASM1932011v1, whole genome shotgun sequence, one region includes:
- the LOC136486642 gene encoding disease resistance protein RPM1-like isoform X2 translates to MFDMRWARTYSKLARTELMAEALLTALSKIGTVLGDEVIKFVIAEASKKATNLRELPENIRHIERELNMMRNVIQDLDTTNLSINVVKGWIGELRKVAFHVEDVMDKYSYHAFKLQEEGSLMWFIKGAQNAKIFSDIADEVVRIKGEIEQVKQLQKDYFPALQVPASPVIVRHGSQTFLPELIQDEDLVGIALNQAKLIGWLHSNEPNNKVITVSGMGGLGKTTLVMNVYERMKSEFPVNARITVSQTYTIVGLLSELLRDIGKDTYKPSDSIESMDAYKLREEIKNVLGTRKCLFVLDDVWNMEVYHQMMEDIFNTLRASCVIITTRREDVASLASSGCHLQLQPLGRSHALDLFCRRAFKNTAECPQELEDVAASIVERCKGLPLALISMGRLMSSKKPTKHAWNQMYNQFRVELAKPDNVQAILKLSYNDLPGNLRNCFLYCSLFPEDCIMSRESLVRQWVAEGFAVTNENNTLEDVAELILVELITRNLLQVEEYDELGRVNTCKMHDIVRDLALSIARDEKFGSASDQAEVINMDREVRQLSLCGWNGSDAPRVKFPHLRTVFSLDGVTSAHMLASIFSESSYLTVLELQDSEITEVPQSIGNLFNLRYIGLRRTGVKSLPECIEKLSNLQTLDIKQTKIEKLPRGIVKVKKLRHLLADRVVDEKQKDFRYFTGVQPPKDLSNLVELQTLETVEATNDLAGQLDNLRKLKSVWVCKVTAIHSADLFPAVSKLPLLACLLLNASDEDQTLHLETLNPQSKQFHRLIVRGRWAAGTLQCPIFQGHGKNLKYLALSWSGLQEDPLLLIAPHVPNLTYLSLNRVSSTETMVISEGSFPQLKTLILKNMLNVKQLTVGKDALPNIEGLYIVALPKLNKVPQGFESLVSLRKLWLLSLHKDFKILWERSRMRQKMPEVVEVRVE, encoded by the coding sequence AACTGAACTAATGGCAGAAGCACTGCTAACTGCTCTCTCGAAAATTGGTACCGTTTTAGGAGATGAAGTCATCAAATTCGTCATCGCTGAAGCATCTAAAAAGGCAACTAATCTGAGGGAGCTACCAGAAAATATAAGGCACATTGAGAGAGAATTGAATATGATGAGAAATGTAATACAAGATTTGGATACCACAAATCTCAGCATCAATGTGGTCAAGGGATGGATTGGGGAGCTGAGAAAGGTGGCCTTCCATGTGGAAGATGTAATGGATAAATACTCATATCACGCTTTTAAGCTGCAGGAAGAAGGATCGCTGATGTGGTTCATCAAAGGAGCACAAAATGCCAAAATTTTCAGTGATATTGCTGATGAGGTGGTTCGTATAAAGGGTGAGATTGAGCAAGTAAAACAACTGCAGAAGGACTATTTCCCTGCTCTCCAAGTTCCAGCAAGCCCTGTAATTGTTCGACATGGATCCCAAACCTTCTTGCCAGAGCTTATTCAAGATGAAGATCTCGTGGGGATTGCATTGAATCAGGCAAAGTTGATTGGATGGCTTCATAGCAATGAGCCAAACAACAAAGTGATAACGGTGTCGGGTATGGGTGGATTGGGAAAGACCACTCTGGTCATGAATGTTTATGAGCGTATGAAGAGCGAGTTCCCTGTCAATGCCCGGATCACTGTGTCACAGACCTACACAATAGTTGGTTTGCTGAGCGAACTACTCAGAGATATTGGGAAGGACACATATAAGCCATCAGATAGCATCGAAAGTATGGATGCCTACAAGCTGAGAGAAGAAATTAAGAATGTCCTAGGTACCAGAAAATGTTTGTTTGTCTTGGATGATGTTTGGAACATGGAAGTGTACCATCAAATGATGGAAGACATTTTCAATACTCTTCGAGCAAGCTGTGTCATCATCACAACACGGAGAGAAGACGTTGCATCTCTTGCATCTTCAGGATGCCATCTTCAGCTCCAGCCTTTGGGACGTTCCCATGCACTCGACCTCTTCTGTAGAAGAGCCTTTAAAAACACGGCTGAGTGTCCCCAAGAGCTTGAGGATGTGGCTGCTTCCATAGTAGAAAGGTGTAAGGGCTTGCCATTGGCACTTATATCTATGGGCAGGCTCATGTCCTCCAAGAAACCAACTAAACATGCCTGGAATCAAATGTACAATCAGTTCCGGGTTGAGCTAGCTAAACCAGACAATGTGCAGGCAATTTTGAAGCTTAGCTACAATGATTTACCAGGGAACCTCAGAAATTGTTTCCTGTACTGCAGCCTATTTCCAGAAGATTGCATCATGTCGAGAGAGAGCCTTGTCAGGCAGTGGGTTGCTGAAGGATTTGCAGTGACCAACGAAAACAACACACTGGAGGATGTGGCTGAACTAATTCTGGTGGAGCTCATTACTAGGAATTTGCTGCAAGTTGAAGAGTATGATGAGCTTGGTAGGGTGAACACATGTAAGATGCATGACATTGTGCGTGACCTGGCTCTTTCAATAGCTAGAGATGAAAAGTTTGGCTCTGCAAGCGATCAGGCTGAAGTGATAAATATGGACCGGGAAGTGCGCCAACTATCATTGTGTGGATGGAATGGAAGTGATGCACCAAGAGTGAAATTTCCACACCTTCGCACTGTATTTTCACTTGATGGTGTTACATCCGCTCACATGCTAGCCTCAATCTTTTCTGAGTCAAGCTACCTTACTGTTCTTGAGCTACAAGATTCTGAGATAACCGAAGTGCCACAATCTATAGGGAATCTGTTTAATCTACGTTACATTGGCTTGCGGCGCACAGGAGTCAAGTCGCTCCCAGAGTGTATTGAGAAGCTATCCAACCTACAGACACTGGACATCAAGCAAACAAAAATAGAGAAGCTACCAAGAGGCATAGTCAAGGTCAAGAAGCTGCGGCATCTGTTAGCTGACAGAGTGGTGGATGAGAAGCAGAAAGATTTCCGGTACTTCACAGGGGTACAGCCACCCAAGGACCTCTCTAACTTGGTGGAACTTCAGACTCTGGAGACTGTGGAAGCAACAAATGACTTGGCAGGCCAACTGGACAACCTCAGAAAACTAAAAAGCGTGTGGGTTTGCAAAGTTACTGCCATCCATTCTGCAGATCTTTTTCCTGCAGTATCTAAGCTGCCACTTCTTGCCTGTTTGCTTCTTAATGCAAGTGATGAGGACCAGACACTGCACTTGGAAACTCTCAACCCACAGTCCAAGCAGTTCCACAGGTTGATCGTCAGGGGCCGCTGGGCTGCCGGAACACTGCAGTGCCCAATATTTCAAGGCCATGGGAAAAACCTCAAGTATCTAGCTCTAAGCTGGTCTGGTCTTCAGGAAGACCCGCTACTGCTTATTGCTCCACATGTACCAAACCTCACCTATCTGAGTCTTAACAGGGTGAGCAGCACAGAGACAATGGTTATTTCTGAAGGGTCCTTTCCACAGCTAAAGACACTAATACTGAAGAACATGCTCAATGTCAAGCAGTTGACAGTTGGGAAGGATGCTCTTCCAAATATTGAAGGTTTATATATTGTGGCGCTGCCGAAACTGAATAAGGTTCCTCAAGGATTTGAATCCCTTGTGTCTTTAAGGAAGCTGTGGTTACTGTCTCTGCATAAGGATTTCAAAATCCTGTGGGAGCGAAGTAGAATGCGCCAGAAGATGCCAGAAGTGGTGGAGGTTCGCGTCGAGTGA
- the LOC136486642 gene encoding disease resistance protein RPM1-like isoform X1, protein MAPLRHDVHDGCFGPELVIAYFIRLLLLSQTSTRQQIRALPLQCPSPPSSTHQSLELYHYGLRRLGLQETSKCDGPALSRPQLHPRTELMAEALLTALSKIGTVLGDEVIKFVIAEASKKATNLRELPENIRHIERELNMMRNVIQDLDTTNLSINVVKGWIGELRKVAFHVEDVMDKYSYHAFKLQEEGSLMWFIKGAQNAKIFSDIADEVVRIKGEIEQVKQLQKDYFPALQVPASPVIVRHGSQTFLPELIQDEDLVGIALNQAKLIGWLHSNEPNNKVITVSGMGGLGKTTLVMNVYERMKSEFPVNARITVSQTYTIVGLLSELLRDIGKDTYKPSDSIESMDAYKLREEIKNVLGTRKCLFVLDDVWNMEVYHQMMEDIFNTLRASCVIITTRREDVASLASSGCHLQLQPLGRSHALDLFCRRAFKNTAECPQELEDVAASIVERCKGLPLALISMGRLMSSKKPTKHAWNQMYNQFRVELAKPDNVQAILKLSYNDLPGNLRNCFLYCSLFPEDCIMSRESLVRQWVAEGFAVTNENNTLEDVAELILVELITRNLLQVEEYDELGRVNTCKMHDIVRDLALSIARDEKFGSASDQAEVINMDREVRQLSLCGWNGSDAPRVKFPHLRTVFSLDGVTSAHMLASIFSESSYLTVLELQDSEITEVPQSIGNLFNLRYIGLRRTGVKSLPECIEKLSNLQTLDIKQTKIEKLPRGIVKVKKLRHLLADRVVDEKQKDFRYFTGVQPPKDLSNLVELQTLETVEATNDLAGQLDNLRKLKSVWVCKVTAIHSADLFPAVSKLPLLACLLLNASDEDQTLHLETLNPQSKQFHRLIVRGRWAAGTLQCPIFQGHGKNLKYLALSWSGLQEDPLLLIAPHVPNLTYLSLNRVSSTETMVISEGSFPQLKTLILKNMLNVKQLTVGKDALPNIEGLYIVALPKLNKVPQGFESLVSLRKLWLLSLHKDFKILWERSRMRQKMPEVVEVRVE, encoded by the coding sequence AACTGAACTAATGGCAGAAGCACTGCTAACTGCTCTCTCGAAAATTGGTACCGTTTTAGGAGATGAAGTCATCAAATTCGTCATCGCTGAAGCATCTAAAAAGGCAACTAATCTGAGGGAGCTACCAGAAAATATAAGGCACATTGAGAGAGAATTGAATATGATGAGAAATGTAATACAAGATTTGGATACCACAAATCTCAGCATCAATGTGGTCAAGGGATGGATTGGGGAGCTGAGAAAGGTGGCCTTCCATGTGGAAGATGTAATGGATAAATACTCATATCACGCTTTTAAGCTGCAGGAAGAAGGATCGCTGATGTGGTTCATCAAAGGAGCACAAAATGCCAAAATTTTCAGTGATATTGCTGATGAGGTGGTTCGTATAAAGGGTGAGATTGAGCAAGTAAAACAACTGCAGAAGGACTATTTCCCTGCTCTCCAAGTTCCAGCAAGCCCTGTAATTGTTCGACATGGATCCCAAACCTTCTTGCCAGAGCTTATTCAAGATGAAGATCTCGTGGGGATTGCATTGAATCAGGCAAAGTTGATTGGATGGCTTCATAGCAATGAGCCAAACAACAAAGTGATAACGGTGTCGGGTATGGGTGGATTGGGAAAGACCACTCTGGTCATGAATGTTTATGAGCGTATGAAGAGCGAGTTCCCTGTCAATGCCCGGATCACTGTGTCACAGACCTACACAATAGTTGGTTTGCTGAGCGAACTACTCAGAGATATTGGGAAGGACACATATAAGCCATCAGATAGCATCGAAAGTATGGATGCCTACAAGCTGAGAGAAGAAATTAAGAATGTCCTAGGTACCAGAAAATGTTTGTTTGTCTTGGATGATGTTTGGAACATGGAAGTGTACCATCAAATGATGGAAGACATTTTCAATACTCTTCGAGCAAGCTGTGTCATCATCACAACACGGAGAGAAGACGTTGCATCTCTTGCATCTTCAGGATGCCATCTTCAGCTCCAGCCTTTGGGACGTTCCCATGCACTCGACCTCTTCTGTAGAAGAGCCTTTAAAAACACGGCTGAGTGTCCCCAAGAGCTTGAGGATGTGGCTGCTTCCATAGTAGAAAGGTGTAAGGGCTTGCCATTGGCACTTATATCTATGGGCAGGCTCATGTCCTCCAAGAAACCAACTAAACATGCCTGGAATCAAATGTACAATCAGTTCCGGGTTGAGCTAGCTAAACCAGACAATGTGCAGGCAATTTTGAAGCTTAGCTACAATGATTTACCAGGGAACCTCAGAAATTGTTTCCTGTACTGCAGCCTATTTCCAGAAGATTGCATCATGTCGAGAGAGAGCCTTGTCAGGCAGTGGGTTGCTGAAGGATTTGCAGTGACCAACGAAAACAACACACTGGAGGATGTGGCTGAACTAATTCTGGTGGAGCTCATTACTAGGAATTTGCTGCAAGTTGAAGAGTATGATGAGCTTGGTAGGGTGAACACATGTAAGATGCATGACATTGTGCGTGACCTGGCTCTTTCAATAGCTAGAGATGAAAAGTTTGGCTCTGCAAGCGATCAGGCTGAAGTGATAAATATGGACCGGGAAGTGCGCCAACTATCATTGTGTGGATGGAATGGAAGTGATGCACCAAGAGTGAAATTTCCACACCTTCGCACTGTATTTTCACTTGATGGTGTTACATCCGCTCACATGCTAGCCTCAATCTTTTCTGAGTCAAGCTACCTTACTGTTCTTGAGCTACAAGATTCTGAGATAACCGAAGTGCCACAATCTATAGGGAATCTGTTTAATCTACGTTACATTGGCTTGCGGCGCACAGGAGTCAAGTCGCTCCCAGAGTGTATTGAGAAGCTATCCAACCTACAGACACTGGACATCAAGCAAACAAAAATAGAGAAGCTACCAAGAGGCATAGTCAAGGTCAAGAAGCTGCGGCATCTGTTAGCTGACAGAGTGGTGGATGAGAAGCAGAAAGATTTCCGGTACTTCACAGGGGTACAGCCACCCAAGGACCTCTCTAACTTGGTGGAACTTCAGACTCTGGAGACTGTGGAAGCAACAAATGACTTGGCAGGCCAACTGGACAACCTCAGAAAACTAAAAAGCGTGTGGGTTTGCAAAGTTACTGCCATCCATTCTGCAGATCTTTTTCCTGCAGTATCTAAGCTGCCACTTCTTGCCTGTTTGCTTCTTAATGCAAGTGATGAGGACCAGACACTGCACTTGGAAACTCTCAACCCACAGTCCAAGCAGTTCCACAGGTTGATCGTCAGGGGCCGCTGGGCTGCCGGAACACTGCAGTGCCCAATATTTCAAGGCCATGGGAAAAACCTCAAGTATCTAGCTCTAAGCTGGTCTGGTCTTCAGGAAGACCCGCTACTGCTTATTGCTCCACATGTACCAAACCTCACCTATCTGAGTCTTAACAGGGTGAGCAGCACAGAGACAATGGTTATTTCTGAAGGGTCCTTTCCACAGCTAAAGACACTAATACTGAAGAACATGCTCAATGTCAAGCAGTTGACAGTTGGGAAGGATGCTCTTCCAAATATTGAAGGTTTATATATTGTGGCGCTGCCGAAACTGAATAAGGTTCCTCAAGGATTTGAATCCCTTGTGTCTTTAAGGAAGCTGTGGTTACTGTCTCTGCATAAGGATTTCAAAATCCTGTGGGAGCGAAGTAGAATGCGCCAGAAGATGCCAGAAGTGGTGGAGGTTCGCGTCGAGTGA